Proteins encoded together in one Flavobacteriales bacterium window:
- a CDS encoding DUF349 domain-containing protein, whose translation METQEEIIARLEELLELPIDETMREATELKSAFYVLNHQKLDQQKLEHRELGAQMEDFIPIPNPLEDTFKELYSKYRDNKAKFIHVREEAEKKNLAEKKEVLKGLKELIDNEENIGKSFDRFKDFQDRWKKVGAVPKEKVAELSSDYKAEVDRFYYNININKELKEYDLAKNLEIRDSIVKKLEELSTAEIIKDIEFILAAAKEEWEEAGPVKPEVFQALRERYYEAVKVLHKKIQDFYSERKSEMETNLDAKKAMVVRVLEMAETDSNSISKWNKLTEEVNKLREDWKLIGQVERKHHHAVWEEFKEALDKFFEKKKGLLGEAREGFKENKEAKEKLIARAEQLKDSTEWREAGDKFKRLQNDWKRVGSAGPRDENKLWSKFRGVCDEFFNRKKEWFDSKDDREAACLKSKEELLAKMANTKLEGSKEEGLEAIKLLAAEWAAIDHVPKKDVNRIATEYDNAIQKLYAQLKMDKGQVEKVRFKNKVERMAVGDNGVDQIQRERHYVQKMLREKKDELMKYENNMAFFANAKPDNPLLVSAQKSIELLRAEVASFEEKLKLLNVSERKLA comes from the coding sequence ATGGAAACACAGGAAGAAATCATTGCGCGCCTTGAAGAACTGTTGGAACTACCGATAGATGAAACAATGCGAGAAGCCACCGAATTGAAGTCGGCTTTTTATGTATTGAACCATCAGAAGTTGGACCAACAGAAATTAGAACACCGCGAATTGGGTGCTCAAATGGAAGATTTTATTCCAATTCCAAATCCCTTGGAAGATACCTTCAAAGAGCTTTATAGCAAGTATCGCGACAACAAGGCCAAGTTCATTCATGTAAGGGAAGAAGCCGAAAAGAAGAACCTTGCGGAGAAAAAGGAAGTGCTGAAAGGGCTGAAAGAGCTAATTGATAACGAAGAGAACATCGGTAAGAGTTTCGATCGTTTCAAGGATTTTCAAGATCGATGGAAGAAGGTAGGAGCGGTTCCGAAAGAGAAAGTGGCTGAGCTCAGCAGCGATTACAAAGCAGAGGTTGATCGTTTCTACTACAACATCAACATCAACAAGGAACTCAAGGAATATGACCTTGCCAAGAACTTGGAGATACGCGATTCCATCGTTAAGAAATTGGAAGAGCTTTCAACGGCTGAAATCATCAAGGATATTGAGTTCATTTTAGCTGCAGCCAAAGAAGAGTGGGAAGAAGCCGGCCCTGTGAAACCAGAGGTTTTTCAGGCGCTTCGCGAACGCTATTACGAAGCTGTGAAGGTGCTGCACAAGAAGATCCAGGATTTCTATTCTGAACGAAAATCAGAAATGGAAACCAACTTGGATGCGAAAAAAGCGATGGTTGTGCGAGTGCTGGAAATGGCAGAAACTGATTCGAATTCGATCTCGAAGTGGAATAAGCTGACTGAAGAGGTAAACAAATTGCGCGAAGACTGGAAGTTGATCGGTCAGGTGGAGCGAAAGCATCATCATGCTGTTTGGGAAGAGTTCAAAGAAGCTTTAGATAAGTTTTTCGAGAAGAAAAAAGGATTGCTTGGCGAGGCCAGAGAAGGTTTCAAAGAGAATAAAGAGGCGAAGGAAAAGCTGATCGCGCGTGCCGAACAGTTGAAAGATAGCACGGAATGGCGCGAAGCTGGAGATAAGTTCAAACGTTTGCAGAACGATTGGAAACGTGTTGGTTCTGCTGGACCACGCGATGAAAACAAACTGTGGAGCAAATTCAGAGGCGTTTGCGATGAATTCTTCAACAGAAAGAAAGAGTGGTTCGATTCAAAAGATGACCGCGAAGCGGCTTGTTTAAAATCCAAAGAGGAATTGCTTGCCAAAATGGCCAATACTAAATTGGAAGGATCGAAAGAAGAAGGATTAGAAGCGATAAAATTGCTTGCTGCCGAGTGGGCTGCTATTGATCACGTGCCTAAGAAGGATGTAAATCGAATTGCCACTGAGTACGACAATGCCATTCAGAAGCTGTACGCACAGCTTAAAATGGACAAAGGCCAAGTGGAAAAGGTCCGTTTTAAGAATAAGGTTGAGCGAATGGCTGTTGGCGATAATGGAGTCGATCAGATCCAACGCGAAAGACATTACGTTCAGAAAATGCTTCGCGAGAAGAAGGACGAACTGATGAAGTACGAGAACAATATGGCGTTTTTTGCGAATGCCAAACCAGACAATCCGTTGTTGGTGAGCGCGCAAAAAAGCATCGAGTTGCTTAGAGCAGAAGTTGCAAGCTTCGAGGAAAAGTTGAAGCTCTTGAATGTTTCCGAAAGGAAGTTGGCTTAA
- a CDS encoding DUF86 domain-containing protein, producing the protein MKLSMLRIAEYIEGIDFEKFKRDYKTVDAVVRNFEIIGEAAKKIPTEIRAKYPSVPWSEMYYLRNRISHEYFGIDYEILWDVAKNHLPNNLQEVEKIINHQS; encoded by the coding sequence ATGAAGCTTTCCATGCTTCGTATTGCGGAGTACATTGAGGGTATTGACTTTGAAAAATTCAAGCGAGATTATAAAACTGTTGATGCGGTGGTCCGAAACTTTGAGATCATTGGAGAAGCTGCCAAAAAGATTCCTACTGAGATCAGGGCAAAATATCCATCCGTTCCTTGGTCAGAAATGTATTATCTGCGGAATCGAATCTCTCACGAATATTTTGGGATTGATTACGAGATACTTTGGGACGTGGCAAAAAACCATCTTCCCAATAACCTTCAGGAAGTTGAAAAAATCATCAATCACCAATCATAA
- a CDS encoding nucleotidyltransferase family protein, with the protein MTTSNEIFAKLKELKPYLKKEFGVNEIGVFGSFSNETASDSSDIDILVSLDKPIGWKFFGLEIFLEQTFGRKIDLVTKTALKEQLRTQILETVISID; encoded by the coding sequence ATGACAACTTCAAACGAAATATTCGCGAAGCTTAAAGAGCTTAAACCATACCTTAAAAAAGAGTTTGGCGTGAACGAAATTGGGGTGTTCGGTTCGTTTTCCAACGAAACTGCTTCGGATTCGAGCGACATTGATATTCTTGTTTCCTTGGACAAGCCTATTGGTTGGAAATTTTTCGGTTTGGAAATTTTTCTTGAGCAAACTTTCGGTAGGAAGATCGATCTTGTGACTAAGACTGCATTGAAAGAGCAACTGCGTACGCAGATACTTGAAACCGTCATTTCCATCGATTGA
- a CDS encoding shikimate dehydrogenase: MRKFGLIGYPLSHSFSKQYFNRKFKSEGLDAEYLNFPIESLGELEDIISSEPELVGLNVTLPYKTSVIAMLDEMTDCAKSIQSVNTISINRTGNSWRLRGSNTDVIGFRESIEPHVKGHDQALILGSGGAAKAAYHVLDELGLECNVVSRTHDEGDFVYEELTAADIWEHSIIVNCTPIGMYPIIDGAPDIPYESITPEHVLYDMIYNPAETVFLMNGRKRGATTINGLDMLERQAEESWRIWNALT; encoded by the coding sequence ATGAGGAAATTCGGACTTATCGGCTACCCACTCTCCCACTCGTTCTCCAAACAATATTTCAACAGGAAGTTCAAATCTGAGGGTTTGGATGCAGAATACCTGAATTTCCCAATTGAATCCTTGGGCGAGTTGGAGGACATAATCAGTTCAGAACCCGAATTGGTTGGTTTGAATGTGACCCTTCCCTACAAAACATCGGTCATTGCCATGTTGGACGAAATGACCGATTGTGCTAAATCCATTCAATCGGTGAACACCATTTCAATCAATCGTACTGGGAATTCTTGGCGTTTGCGTGGTTCGAACACAGATGTGATCGGATTCAGAGAAAGTATTGAACCACATGTAAAAGGTCACGATCAAGCTTTGATCCTTGGATCGGGTGGTGCAGCAAAAGCCGCGTATCACGTTTTGGACGAACTTGGTCTGGAATGCAACGTTGTTTCCAGAACGCATGATGAAGGAGATTTCGTTTATGAAGAATTGACCGCAGCAGATATTTGGGAACATTCCATCATCGTGAATTGCACGCCAATTGGCATGTATCCGATCATTGATGGCGCTCCTGATATTCCGTACGAATCAATCACGCCAGAACACGTGTTGTATGATATGATCTACAATCCGGCCGAGACCGTATTTTTAATGAATGGAAGAAAACGAGGCGCCACAACCATTAACGGTCTTGATATGTTGGAAAGACAGGCTGAGGAAAGCTGGAGAATTTGGAACGCATTAACCTAA
- the rlmF gene encoding 23S rRNA (adenine(1618)-N(6))-methyltransferase RlmF, with the protein MSGEKKVHPKVKSSLHPRNKHRERYDFKQLTESHPELGPFVKLNAYQDESIEFSDPLAVKTLNKALLKHHYGITFWDVPEGYLCPPIPGRADYLHHIAGLLGESNYGNIPTGDRVLCLDIGVGANCVYPMLGAIEYGWSFIGTDIDPTAVANAKVIVEQNEVLEGKIDIRLQSNPKDVLYGVIRIEDRVDLTICNPPFHASLEEAQAGTLRKVNNLNHKKVAIPTKNFGGQNSELWCDGGEKRFIRNLIHESKKFSTSVFWFSTLISKQSNLKSVYGALKAAEVVEVKTIPMGQGNKTSRIVAWTFLKPHQQRAWRETRWNLSEPEKA; encoded by the coding sequence ATGTCTGGCGAAAAGAAAGTTCATCCTAAAGTAAAGTCGAGTTTGCATCCACGGAATAAGCACCGTGAACGCTACGATTTCAAACAACTGACCGAAAGCCATCCGGAATTGGGTCCATTCGTGAAATTGAACGCTTATCAGGATGAATCGATTGAGTTCTCTGACCCGTTGGCAGTAAAAACCTTGAACAAGGCATTACTGAAACACCATTATGGAATTACGTTTTGGGACGTGCCAGAAGGTTACCTCTGCCCTCCTATTCCGGGCCGTGCAGATTACTTGCATCACATTGCTGGCCTTTTGGGAGAAAGTAACTACGGAAACATTCCAACGGGAGACAGAGTGCTCTGTTTGGATATTGGTGTTGGCGCCAATTGCGTGTATCCGATGCTTGGAGCGATTGAATACGGCTGGTCGTTTATTGGAACTGATATTGACCCAACAGCCGTTGCGAATGCCAAAGTGATTGTAGAACAAAATGAGGTTTTGGAAGGGAAGATTGACATTCGATTACAGTCGAACCCGAAAGATGTGTTGTATGGCGTGATCAGGATTGAAGACAGGGTAGATCTGACCATTTGCAATCCACCTTTCCATGCTTCGCTGGAAGAAGCACAAGCAGGAACGCTCCGAAAAGTGAACAATCTGAATCATAAAAAAGTGGCTATTCCTACCAAGAATTTTGGTGGTCAGAATTCGGAACTATGGTGTGATGGAGGCGAAAAACGCTTCATTAGAAACCTGATTCACGAAAGCAAGAAATTCTCTACTTCAGTGTTCTGGTTCTCCACGCTCATTTCCAAGCAATCGAACCTGAAAAGTGTGTATGGAGCACTTAAAGCCGCAGAAGTGGTTGAAGTGAAGACCATTCCAATGGGACAAGGAAACAAAACCAGTCGCATTGTGGCTTGGACATTCTTAAAACCTCACCAGCAGCGTGCTTGGCGAGAAACGAGATGGAATTTAAGCGAGCCTGAAAAGGCTTAA
- a CDS encoding metal-dependent hydrolase, with amino-acid sequence MASIFSHAIAATALGTVRFPKKEVYKYFALGIFCATFPDFDVIMFKLGIPYDHPFGHRGFFHSLLFAYLQGLFIVRVFYSNLAFATKASMTIGFYFFCCGVSHSLLDAMTNGGKGVAFFAPFDNTRYFLPWRPIEVSPVDVESFFGEWGMRVLHSELYYVMIPSFLLMAGMFAIQKFSSKK; translated from the coding sequence ATGGCTTCCATTTTCTCTCACGCAATAGCAGCCACTGCGCTGGGAACGGTTCGATTTCCAAAAAAGGAGGTCTACAAGTATTTTGCTTTAGGGATTTTCTGTGCCACATTCCCCGATTTTGATGTGATCATGTTCAAATTGGGGATTCCGTATGATCACCCATTTGGACATCGGGGCTTTTTCCATTCGCTGCTTTTCGCCTACCTGCAAGGCCTGTTCATCGTTCGTGTGTTCTATTCGAATTTGGCTTTTGCAACCAAGGCTAGCATGACCATCGGTTTCTACTTCTTCTGCTGTGGTGTTTCTCATAGCTTATTGGATGCCATGACCAACGGAGGAAAAGGAGTTGCCTTCTTTGCTCCTTTCGACAATACGCGGTATTTCCTACCGTGGCGTCCGATTGAGGTTTCGCCTGTGGATGTGGAATCGTTCTTTGGAGAATGGGGCATGCGCGTGTTGCACAGCGAACTGTATTACGTAATGATTCCTTCGTTTCTGTTGATGGCTGGAATGTTTGCCATTCAGAAGTTCAGCTCCAAGAAATAG
- a CDS encoding peptidylprolyl isomerase: protein MTITKDKVVLIHYTLKDNTGETIDSSEGKEPLAYIQGIGNLIVGLEEELEGKAAGDKVKATVAPEKGYGLRHEENVHIVPLSGFQADGDEQLEVGMQVRVETNEGISMADVVKIEGDEVTLDLNHPLAGETLHFDVEIIDVRDATKQELEHGHAHGPGGHHHH, encoded by the coding sequence ATGACGATCACAAAGGACAAAGTGGTGTTAATTCACTACACATTAAAAGACAACACTGGAGAAACAATTGATTCTTCGGAAGGTAAGGAACCATTGGCTTACATTCAAGGAATTGGCAATCTCATTGTTGGTTTAGAGGAAGAATTGGAAGGAAAAGCTGCTGGAGATAAGGTGAAGGCAACCGTTGCACCCGAAAAAGGCTACGGACTTCGTCACGAAGAAAATGTACATATCGTTCCGCTTTCTGGATTTCAGGCCGATGGCGATGAACAACTAGAGGTTGGCATGCAGGTTCGTGTTGAAACCAACGAAGGAATCAGCATGGCCGATGTGGTGAAAATTGAAGGCGATGAGGTAACACTCGACCTCAATCATCCATTGGCTGGAGAAACACTTCATTTTGATGTGGAGATCATTGATGTGCGCGATGCGACCAAACAAGAATTGGAGCACGGGCATGCACACGGCCCAGGTGGACATCACCATCATTGA
- a CDS encoding MoxR family ATPase — protein MNLIEMSFTGTKTYIASNELQIAVNAAIHLQKPLLVKGEPGTGKTLLAHEIANSLGKKLITWHIKSTTKAQQGLYEYDAVSRLRDSQLGNEKVHDIANYIVKGKFWKAFDSDESVVLLIDEIDKADIEFPNDLLLELDKMEFFCYELNETIKAKKRPIVIITSNNEKELPDAFLRRCLFHFIRFPEEDQMKQIVDVHHPGLKEELLNRALGEFYRIRKVNGIKKRPSTSELVDWISLILRDDLLKDEPNDGERRLPPHLGSLIKNEQDLMLLERMFG, from the coding sequence ATTAACCTAATTGAAATGAGCTTTACAGGAACTAAAACATACATCGCATCGAACGAACTGCAGATTGCGGTGAATGCGGCCATTCATTTGCAGAAACCACTTTTGGTGAAAGGCGAACCAGGAACTGGCAAAACGCTTTTGGCGCACGAAATTGCCAACTCGTTGGGAAAGAAACTCATCACGTGGCACATCAAATCAACCACCAAGGCACAGCAAGGATTGTACGAATACGATGCAGTTTCGCGCTTGCGCGATAGCCAATTGGGCAACGAAAAGGTGCACGACATTGCCAACTACATCGTTAAAGGAAAGTTTTGGAAAGCGTTCGATTCGGACGAATCGGTGGTGTTGTTGATTGATGAGATTGACAAAGCCGATATCGAATTCCCAAACGATCTGTTGTTGGAATTGGACAAGATGGAATTCTTCTGCTACGAACTGAATGAGACCATTAAAGCCAAAAAACGACCGATCGTTATCATCACTTCCAATAACGAAAAGGAGTTGCCTGATGCGTTCCTAAGAAGGTGTCTGTTCCATTTTATCCGTTTCCCGGAAGAAGATCAGATGAAGCAGATCGTAGATGTGCATCATCCAGGATTAAAGGAAGAGTTATTGAACCGTGCGTTGGGCGAGTTCTACCGAATTCGTAAGGTGAACGGCATCAAAAAACGCCCAAGCACCAGTGAGTTAGTTGATTGGATCTCTTTGATTCTGAGAGATGATCTTTTGAAAGATGAACCGAACGATGGCGAAAGAAGACTTCCGCCACATTTAGGTTCGCTCATCAAAAATGAGCAGGATCTGATGTTACTTGAACGAATGTTTGGATAA
- a CDS encoding Crp/Fnr family transcriptional regulator encodes MNQSIETILENHFPSILDTDLVNAIKEHATYKEVEEGDLLMDIGANIQTIPMIISGSVKVMREDEEGRELLLYYLQSGETCAMSLTCCMAYKRSEIRAVAQEKVTMLVVPVEYMDEWMKFRDWRSFVMNTYRMRFEELLEALDSIAFLRMDERLLKYLQEKANALNAEEIPMSHMEIAVDLNSSREVISRILKQMEHKGLVKLGRNKIQLLTQ; translated from the coding sequence ATGAACCAAAGTATCGAAACCATCCTCGAAAATCACTTCCCATCCATTTTGGATACGGATCTTGTAAACGCCATAAAGGAACACGCCACTTATAAAGAGGTGGAAGAAGGTGATCTGCTGATGGATATTGGCGCCAACATCCAAACCATTCCCATGATCATTTCAGGGTCGGTGAAAGTGATGCGCGAAGATGAGGAAGGTCGTGAGTTGTTGCTGTATTACTTGCAATCGGGAGAAACCTGCGCCATGTCGCTTACCTGCTGCATGGCGTATAAGCGAAGCGAGATCAGGGCCGTTGCTCAAGAGAAAGTGACCATGTTGGTTGTTCCGGTGGAGTATATGGATGAGTGGATGAAATTTCGAGATTGGAGAAGTTTTGTGATGAACACCTATCGCATGCGCTTTGAAGAATTGCTTGAAGCCTTGGACAGCATCGCGTTTCTTCGGATGGATGAGCGCTTGCTCAAATACCTTCAGGAAAAGGCCAACGCGCTGAACGCGGAAGAAATTCCAATGTCTCACATGGAAATAGCGGTCGATCTGAACTCATCGCGCGAAGTCATTTCCCGCATCCTAAAGCAAATGGAGCACAAAGGCTTGGTGAAATTGGGCAGAAACAAGATTCAACTCCTAACTCAATAG
- a CDS encoding VWA domain-containing protein — translation MFLQLFYKLKQEGIPVSLREYLTLLEAAKAGLGENVDDFYSLARTILIKHEEHLDRFDAIFSQYVAGSMKLSAPDLAKIQEDWLKYMAENNLTDEEKAMIEAMGGLEELAKRFQELLEEQQERHQGGNKWIGTAGTSPFGAYGYNPAGYRVGQAGSRNRSAVKVWDKREFKDLSDKEELNTRNLKMALRRLRVFTRQGHEEELDLSATIKKTSKNAGFLQIEMRPERKNNVKVLMLFDIGGTMDDHIDLCSKLFSAAKYEFKHLEFYYFHNCLYERLWKENRRRFNNISPTFDVMHKFNDDYRLIIVGDATMSPWEILQPGGSVEHNNPEAGLVWMERITQKFKHHVWINPNPEDSWRYSESTQILKQAMNDRMFPLTMEGLSKAMNMLKTANKRSVNKTEV, via the coding sequence TTGTTCCTCCAACTCTTTTACAAACTCAAACAAGAAGGCATTCCCGTTAGTCTTAGGGAGTATCTGACCTTGTTGGAAGCTGCAAAAGCAGGTTTGGGCGAGAACGTGGATGATTTCTATTCGCTGGCGCGAACGATACTTATCAAGCACGAAGAACACCTTGATCGCTTTGATGCCATTTTCAGTCAGTATGTGGCTGGAAGCATGAAATTGTCTGCTCCTGATCTGGCTAAGATTCAAGAAGATTGGTTGAAATACATGGCTGAGAATAACCTTACAGATGAGGAAAAAGCCATGATTGAGGCGATGGGTGGTTTGGAAGAATTGGCCAAACGTTTTCAGGAATTGCTGGAAGAACAACAAGAACGCCACCAAGGCGGAAATAAGTGGATCGGTACGGCTGGAACTTCTCCATTTGGAGCTTATGGTTACAATCCGGCTGGTTATCGTGTTGGACAAGCAGGAAGCCGTAACCGAAGTGCCGTGAAGGTTTGGGACAAACGCGAATTCAAAGACCTAAGCGACAAAGAGGAACTGAACACGCGGAATCTAAAAATGGCCTTGCGCAGATTGCGCGTTTTCACGCGACAAGGACATGAAGAGGAATTGGACCTGAGTGCCACCATCAAGAAGACTTCTAAGAACGCTGGTTTCCTTCAGATTGAAATGCGACCCGAACGGAAGAATAACGTGAAGGTGCTGATGCTGTTCGATATTGGTGGAACGATGGACGACCACATTGATCTGTGCTCCAAGCTTTTCAGCGCTGCGAAATACGAGTTCAAACATTTGGAATTCTACTACTTCCATAATTGCTTGTATGAACGACTTTGGAAGGAAAACAGAAGACGATTCAACAATATCAGCCCAACGTTTGATGTGATGCACAAATTCAATGACGACTATCGGTTGATCATTGTAGGAGATGCAACCATGTCGCCTTGGGAGATTTTACAACCTGGTGGAAGCGTAGAGCACAATAACCCCGAAGCTGGTTTGGTTTGGATGGAACGGATTACGCAGAAATTCAAACACCACGTTTGGATCAATCCTAACCCTGAAGACAGTTGGCGCTATTCCGAATCGACTCAGATTCTGAAGCAAGCTATGAATGACCGCATGTTTCCGCTGACGATGGAAGGTTTATCGAAAGCGATGAACATGCTGAAAACGGCCAACAAAAGGTCGGTTAACAAGACAGAGGTTTAA